A DNA window from Daucus carota subsp. sativus chromosome 3, DH1 v3.0, whole genome shotgun sequence contains the following coding sequences:
- the LOC108211630 gene encoding DEAD-box ATP-dependent RNA helicase 52C, translated as MSYNNYNPSYPPLPTRLHRPQSRPHPPPQHNPSDHLSDNLSQLSLNSGNSNVINFDAYEDIPVEATGSDIPPPVNTFAEIQLGKALDDNIRRCKYVKPTPIQRHAIPVALAGRDLMACAQTGSGKTAAFCFPIISGILKQNGAMGFGGGRKIRVASPLALIMSPTRELSSQIHDEAKKFSHQTGVKVVVAYGGAPINRQLQNLERGVDILVATPGRLVDMIERERVSLKRIKYLALDEADRMLDMGFERQIRQIVQEMGMPPPGARQTLLFSATFPTEIQRLASDFLSNYIFLSVGRVGSSTELIDQRVELVPDMDKRSRLMNILKDQRTNGMDSKLALTLVFVETKRGADALEHWLCRSGFPATAIHGDKVQMERERALRSFKTGTTPILVATDVAARGLDVPHVTHVINFDLPKDIDDYVHRIGRTGRAGKSGLATAFFSEKNSPLAKALAQLMQESNQQVPSWLTQYAETSSSYGNGRSHHRKGSKFGGHDFRSSSNNGGGSRYDSYGSGNNDYNASNSSYNDYNASNSGYNDYNANYIGYTDYNANYSGYNNYNASTGPADYMYNYSGTNTGNSTYSEYSGKDFGAAGGGSDNYAGGAPGYESIVPTGWD; from the exons ATGTCTTACAACAACTACAATCCGTCGTATCCTCCACTCCCAACTCGTCTCCATCGACCCCAAAGTAGGCCCCACCCTCCTCCACAACACAACCCCTCCGATCATCTCTCCGACAATCTCTCCCAACTCAGCCTCAACTCCGGCAACTCAAACGTCATCAACTTCGACGCATACGAGGACATTCCGGTCGAAGCCACCGGCTCCGACATTCCCCCGCCGGTGAACACATTCGCCGAGATTCAGCTAGGGAAAGCACTGGATGACAACATAAGGAGATGCAAGTACGTGAAGCCCACGCCCATTCAGCGCCACGCCATTCCGGTTGCTCTGGCCGGACGGGACTTGATGGCGTGCGCTCAGACCGGCTCCGGCAAAACGGCGGCGTTTTGCTTCCCCATCATCAGtgggattttgaagcagaaTGGAGCAATGGGGTTTGGGGGTGGTCGGAAAATCAGGGTGGCGTCTCCGCTTGCTCTTATCATGTCTCCTACTAGGGAACTTTCTTCTCAg ATACACGATGAAGCAAAGAAATTTTCTCATCAGACTGGTGTCAAGGTTGTGGTTGCGTATGGTGGGGCACCAATTAATCGTCAG TTGCAAAATTTGGAAAGAGGAGTTGATATATTGGTAGCGACCCCGGGGCGTTTGGTGGATATGATTGAAAGAGAGAGAGTCTCTCTCAAAAGGATAAAGTATCTGGCTTTGGATGAGGCTGATAGAATGTTGGACATGGGGTTTGAACGTCAGATACGTCAAATTGTTCAAGAAATGGGGATGCCACCACCAGGTGCAAGGCAAACATTGCTCTTTAGTGCAACATTTCCAACCGAGATCCAG AGGCTTGCATCAGATTttctttcaaattatatatttttaagtgttGGAAGAGTTGGTTCAAGCACTGAACTGATTGATCAAAGGGTTGAGCTGGTCCCAGATATGGACAAAAGAAGTCGACTGATGAATATACTAAAGGATCAAAGAACAAATGGCATGGATAGCAAG CTTGCTTTGACATTAGTTTTTGTGGAGACAAAAAGAGGTGCAGATGCGCTTGAACACTGGTTGTGTAGGAGTGGTTTCCCAGCTACGGCAATTCATGGTGACAAAGTCCAAATG GAAAGAGAAAGGGCCTTAAGATCATTCAAAACGGGTACTACCCCTATACTGGTGGCTACTGATGTTGCTGCAAGAGGTCTTGATGTTCCTCATGTCACCCATGTTATCAACTTTGATTTGCCAAAAGACATTGATGATTATGTTCATAGAATTGGAAGAACAGGCAGAGCGGGCAAGTCTGGTTTGGCAACAGCATTCTTCAGTGAGAAAAATTCCCCTCTAGCTAAGGCCCTAGCTCAGTTAATGCAAGAATCCAATCAACAAGTACCTTCCTGGCTTACTCAATATGCAGAAACATCCTCATCTTATGGTAATGGCCGTTCACATCATCGCAAAGGTAGCAAGTTTGGTGGTCATGACTTCAGAAGTTCATCAAATAATGGGGGAGGCAGCAGGTATGATAGTTATGGCAGCGGCAACAATGATTATAATGCAAGCAACAGCAGCTATAATGATTATAATGCAAGCAACAGCGGCTATAATGATTATAATGCAAACTACATCGGCTATACTGATTATAATGCAAACTACAGCggctataataattataatgcGAGCACTGGTCCTGCGGATTACATGTATAATTATTCTGGCACTAATACTGGTAATTCTACGTATTCTGAATATTCTGGCAAAGACTTCGGTGCTGCTGGTGGCGGTAGTGATAATTATGCTGGTGGTGCACCAGGGTACGAGTCAATCGTTCCTACTGGTTGGGATTAG